Sequence from the uncultured Draconibacterium sp. genome:
CCCAACAGTGGCAGGCGCTGGTAAACTACAGCAAATACCAACAATGGGAAAACTTCGGAAATTTTGAAGAGGGCCATATTCTTTTACAAGACCATGGCGACAAGGTGCAGTTCAGAAACATAAAAATCAAGGAACTGGATTAAAACCAACCTAAACTTTAACGTAAAATTTTAATCGTAAATCAACTAAAAATGCAAACGAACAGAAGAAAATTTATACGCAGCACGATGCTTGGAATAGGGGCAGTAACTATTGTTCCAAGCCATGTAGTATTCGGCAAACCGGGTCGTGTAATGCCCAACGATAAAGTGAACCTGGCTTTTTGTGGAATCGGAAACCGGGGCGGTCAGATTCTAAAACAGTTTATGAATACCGGAATGGTAAATAACGTTGCCATGTGTGATACCGACATGGGGGCCAAACACACCCTGGCTTCCATCGAAGCAAATCCAAAAGCAACGCAATTTCAGGATTTCCGTGTAATGTTCGATAAGGCAGCGAAGTCATTTGATGCGGTTGTGGTTGGAACACCTGACTTTTCGCATTTCCCGATCACCATTCTGGCCATGTCGATGGGGAAAGGTGTATATACAGAAAAACCACTGACACGTACTTTTCAGGAATCAGAGTTGCTGATGAAAGCCGCCAAAAAGTATGGAGTTGTAACGCAAATGGGAAACCAGGGGCATTCGGAAGGCAACTACTTTCAATTTAAAACCTGGGTGGAGCACGGCATTATTAAAGACGTAACAAAAGTGGTGGCGCACATGAACAGTGCCCGTCGCTGGCATGGTTGGGATACCGGCATGACTAAATTCCCAAAAGCGGAGCCAATTCCTGAAACCCTGGATTGGGATACCTGGCTGGGTACAGCACAACACCACGATTACAACCACGATTTTGTAAACGGACAATGGCGCTGCTGGTACGATTTCGGAATGGGAGCATTGGGTGACTGGGGCGCGCATATCATCGATACTGTTCACGAATTTTTGGATTTGGGCCTGCCATACGAGGTTGATCCGGTAAAAATTGAAGGACACAATCCGCTGTTTTACCCACAGTCCTCTACGCTCGATTTTAAATTCCCAAAAAGAAAAGGTATGCCGGCGCTTACAATAAGCTGGTACGATGGCGTGAACAACCAACCCGAACTGCCCGAAAATTATGGTAAATCGGAACTGGCAGAAGGTATTCCTGCAGCAAGTACAGGCCAGATCGAAAAACGAAACCTGAATCCTGGTAAAATTATTTACAGCAAAGACTTGATTTTTAAAGGAGGTTCTCACGGAAGTACTTTATCGATGCTGCCATCGAAAAAGGCCGAAAAAGTGATGCAAAACCTGCCGGAAGTTCCGAAAAGTCCATCCAGTCACTTCGAAAACTTTGTACTGGCTTGCAAAGGCGAAGAGAAAACACGCTCGCCATTTGAAGTTTCCGGTCCGTTGAGCCAGGTATTTGTTTTAGGAACACTGGCGCAACGCCTAAATACCACACTGAAATTTGATCGCGAGAGCAAGCAGATTACAAATAGTTCGCTCGCAAACGATTTACTACAGGGCCCACCTCCACGTAAAGGCTGGGAAGAATTCTATCGTTTATAGTCGATTACATTCATCAGAATAATAAGAAGTAGCATAAAACGGAGAGGTGTACAAGCACACCTCTCTGTTAAAATAAAGAAAAATGCAGTTGAGAATTTATATAACATTGTTCTTGCTGGTAGGGCTTTGTGCCTGCGCTAAAAGTGAAAATCCGCCTGGCGAGTTTGAAAGCGGCGAAACACCGGACCAAATAAAAAACCAATCTTCATTGGCATTGGGCGATCCATATATTTTTTGTCACGAAGGCCGTTATTATGCCTACGGAACACAATCGCCGAATGGAATAGTGGTGTATGTTTCGGATGATTTAGAAACATGGAAAGTGCCCGCTGATGCAAACAACGGCCTGGCCTTACACAAAGATGATGTATATGCCGACAGGTGGTTTTGGGCACCGGAAGTTTATTTTGTTAACGACAGGTTTTACATGTACTACTCGGCCGATGAGCACATTTGTGTGGCCACTGCCAACAGTCCGCTTGGCCCGTTCAAACAGGAAGTGAAAAAGCCCATGATTGAAAATGAAAAGTGTATCGATAATACACTTTTTATCGACGACGACGGCAAAGCCTATCTTTCTTTCGTAAGGTTTACCGATGGAAATGCCATCTGGATTGCCGAACTGGAAGACGATTTAACCACGCTGAAAATGGAAACCTTAAAGCCGTGTTTGAATGTGTCGCAGGGTTGGGAAAAGGCGATGGGGCGAGTTAACGAAGGTTCGTTTATAGTAAAACAGAACGGAATTTATTACATGAGTTATTCGGCTAATCACTACGAAAGCCCGCAGTACGGTGTGGGTTACGCAACCGCAGAAAACGTTATGGGACCCTGGAGCAAATCCGCACAAAATCCGATTCTCCAAAAACCTAAAGGTTTGTCAGGAGTGGGGCACAGTGCGATGTTTCGGGACAAAAATGGAGATTTACGAATTGTTTTTCACTCGCATAATAACTACACCAAAATTCATCCGCGACTGATGCACATTGGCCGGGTAAATTTCGAAAATGTTAATGGGGAGGAAATAATGCAAATTGGCGAAGACATTCTTACGCCGGTTTTAAAGAAGGAATAAAATAACATGAAATTATACTTGATATTATTTTTAGTGGTGGTTTTGAGTGCCTGTGCAAAAGGCGAAAACTTACCAAAAGATTCGGTAGAAACAACTTTTACCAATCCGGTTTGGAATGGTGCCGATCCGTGGATGGTAAAGCAGGGAGACGATTACATTTACTGTTTTTCAAGAAATAACGGAATTGATGTTTCCAGTTCAAAATTAATGACCAAACGAACCAAAGCAAAAACCATTTGGAAAGCACCATCAACAGGCTGGAACAGTAACTGTGTATGGGCGCCGGAAATTCATTTTATCGACGGGCGCTGGTATGTTTATTATGCTGCCGGTGTATCGGGGCCACCTTTTATTCATCAGCGAACAGGGGTTTTGCGCTCGGTAAACGATAATGTTTATAGTGAGTACGAAGATATGGGAATGTTGAATACTGGCGACGATCCTGAAGATAGCTCAAAAAATGTTTGGGCTATTGATATGACGGTGCTGGAACATAACGAAAAACTGTACGCAATTTGGTCGGGATGGCTGGAGCAAATGGATACCGATGCCACACCGCAGCACCTTTTCATTCAGGAAATGGAAAATCCATACACCTTGAAAGGGAAGCGTGTTTTGCTGTCATCGCCCGAAGAAAGCTGGGAAACCGGTGGTCCGTTAAATTTGAACGAAGGCCCCCAGGTTTTAAAGCATGACGATCAGGTATTTATCATTTATTCCTGTCGCGAATCGTGGCTGAAAGAATACCGCCAGGGAATGTTACAGCTTAAAAATTCTGATGCCGATCCGCTCGATCCTGAAAGCTGGATTAAAACAGGCCCGGTTTTCGAAGGAAATGATTCTGTTCACGGAGTGGGGCATGTTGCGTTTGTTAAGTCGCCGGATGGCACTGAAGACTGGATTATTTATCACTCGAAAAAAACAACAGAAGCCGGTTGGGACCGCGATGTGCGAATGCAGCCTTTTACGTGGAATGCCGACGGAACTCCTGATTTTGGCGAAGCTGCTAAGGCAGGAGAACCACTGAAACGTCCCTCGGGAGAAATAGAAATAGAACAAAATCAAATAAACTAATAAAATGAAATTAAGAAACTTATTTGTAGTACTTATTTTGGCGGCACTTGCTGTTGCCTGTAATCAAAAACCTGCAGAGCAACTGATTTGCGGAAGTCTGAAGAAAGAAAATTTTAAAGCTACAATCGGCGGTAAAGAAACCGGCTTGTACGAGTTGAAAAACGGAGAGCTCACCATGGCTGTAACCAATTATGGTGGACGTATAGTTAGTTTGCTGGTGCCCGGCAAAGATGGTGAAATGGCGGATGTAGTTCTGGGATTCCCGTCAATCGATGCTTATCTTAACGCCAAAGAAGTTTTTCACGGTGCATTAATTGGTAGAGTTGGAAACCGTATTGCAAAAGGTAAATTCACTTTGAATGATGTGGAGTATACCTTGCCAATTAACAACGACCCCAATCATTTACACGGAGGCCCGGAAGGATTTCATAATGTGGTTTGGGATGTTAAAGCGGTGAACGACACTTCCATTGTGCTAAGCTATTTGTCAAAAGATGGCGAAATGGGCTATCCCGGGAATTTGAATGTGGAAGTAATCTATACACTTACATCACAGAATGAAGTAAAGATTGGCTACAAAGCCACAACCGATAAGAGTACGCCGGTGAATTTAACCAATCATGCCTTTTTTAACCTGAAGGGTGAAGCCAACGGAACCATCAACGCTCACCTGTTGACCATTAATGCCGATAAGTTTACCGCTGTTGACTCTACATTAATTCCATTTGGCGAAAATGTACCTGTTGAAGGAACACCATTCGATTTCAGACAAGCAAAAGCCATTGGTGCTGATTTAGCCTTACAAAGCGAAAACGAACAATTGCAGAACGGTTTGGGCTACGACCATAATTTTGCACTGAATAAAACCGTAGCTGGAGAAATGTCGTTGGCAGCAACTGTTGTTGAGCCGGCAAGCGGAAGAAAGATGGAGATATATACTGAAGAGCCTGGTATTCAATTTTACGGTGGAAACTTTATGGATGGAGCAGATACCGGGAAATATGGAAAGACTTTTGATTTTCGTGAGTCGTTCGCTTTGGAAACACAACATTTCCCGGATTCACCAAATCAGCCTGCTTTCCCGTCGATTATTTTAAATCCGGGAGAAACTTATACCACAGCAAGTATTTACCGTTTTAGTGTAGCCGATACACTATAAGAATTTAGAATATTAATCGATTCACAAAGGGAATACTTCTACCTGTCCGAATCCGATAATCCGGTTTGGAGGAATCCGGTTTCGGGCAGGTATTTATTGCCATTGGTTTGGATTTGTTTATTTTTACATTGTATACTGAAACCAACAACCTGTCAGATGAATATCCTGAAAATGAGGATCGGATCCTACTACGTCAGGAAAGATTCAATTGAAGTTTGTTCGGTGGACATTTTTTAACTTAAAACCACATACCTGTCATGAAACAGAATCGTTTTCGTAACCTTTCTCTTGTTTTGCTATTTCTGCTGACCACTTTTTTTACTGCCTGTAAGTCGGAGAAAGCGCAACTTAAAATCGAGAATCCTTTACCCGTTGAATTTGGAGATCCGTATATACTTAAAGCATCGGATGGAATGTACTACATGATTGGAACTGGCGGAGTAACCGACGGTTTTAAAATGTATTCATCTGCCGATTTGAAATCGTGGAAAGACGAAGGTCGTATATACCAGGGAAATACTTCAGATTCGTGGAATATTGCCAATTTCTGGGCACCTGAGTTATATGAGAAAGACGGCAAATTTTATCTGCTGTTTAGTGCCGACTGGCGCGAAAATCCAACAAATGAATTAGAAAATTTCCGTATTGGTGTGGCGGTTGCCGATAATCCAACCGGACCATATACCGATTTATACGATCGTCCGATTTTCGATCCGGGTTACCCGGTTATTGATGGTAATCTTTGGTTCGAAAACGATAAAGTATACCTGTATTATTCGCGCTGTTGTTATAAAAATCCGGTTGAAAGTGAGGTCGCTGACTGGGCGCGCGAAAAAGGTATGTTCGACGAAATTGAAGAAAGCTGGGTTTACGGAGTTGAACTTCAACCTGATTTTTCGGGAATTATCGGCGAACCAAAACTGTTGTTGCGTCCTCCGTTAACAATGGATGATGAGCAAGCGGAGTGGGAGAGTCGCTCGGTAACTTCGGGCGAGGTAAACCGCCGCTGGACAGAAGGATCGTACCTGTTAAAAAATGAAGATACCTATTACATTATGTATTCGGCCAACTATTTTGGTGGAAAGAATTATGCGGTGGGTTATGCCACTTCCGATTCGCCACTCGGGCCTTTCCAAAAAGCAGATAATAACCCTGTTTTGCAAAAAAATGTTGAGCAAGGGGGAATTGTAACCGGCACCGGACACAACTCGGTAACGGTAGCTCCCGATGGAAAAACTATGCTTTGTGTTTACCACGGAAGAACTTCTGAAACAGGTGATGAACGTGTGGTTTTTATTGATCCGATGGAAATTACCACTGATGGGAAATTAGTTGTTCACGGGCCAACCACAAAATAAACTTGCTCCCAGATGAGGATACAACATTTAGTTATTTGGGCGATTGCATTTTTGTTGCTGGCATCGTGTACATCGGTACAAAAAGAAAAGGAGCAGGTATTTTATAAAAACCCTGTGATTAAAGGAGATTTGCCCGATCCTTCGGTTATTAGGGTGGGAGACAAGTATTATGCCGTTGGCACAACCAACGATTTTGCTCCGGTTTATCCCTTATTCGAATCAACTGATCTTATCAACTGGACAAGTATCGGAGCTGTTTTTAAAGAGCCTCCTGCATGGGCGTCAGAAGATTTTTGGGCACCGGAACTTTATTATAATAACGGTACATTTTTCGTGTATTACACCACCAAACGAAAAGATACAGGAATTGCCTGTATCGGAGTGGCAACTACAACGGATATTCACAAAGGATTTACCGATCAGGGGATTATAATTGAATGGGGCGACGAAGCCATTGACGCTTTTATTTTTAAAGATGACGATGGAAAGTTATACATTACCTGGAAAGCTTACGGACTAACACCCGACCGCGAGATTCAGATTTTAGCCTCAGAATTAAGTGATGACGGTTTAAGTTTAATCGGTGAACATTTTTCCCTCACCGATCAATCAAAAGGTTGGCAAGGCTCAGGACACGAAGGACAATGTCTGATAAAACGAAACGGGTATTATTACCTGCTTAATTCTGCCGGAGGTTGTTGCGATAACCGTTGCGATTATCATGTACTGGTTGCTCGTTCCAAAAACCTGAGAGAAGGTTGGGAACAACTGTCGGAACCTATTTTGCAGGGTGGAGAAACCTGGCGATGTACCGGTCACGGGACTTTGGTAAATACACCCGACGGAAGATATTTTTATATGTATCATTCGTATAATGCCACCGATTTTGAATTTATTGGAAGGCAGGTAATGCTGGATGAAATGTTATGGAATGAGGAAACAGGTTGGCCTTATTTTAAAGGTGGTATGCCATCGGAAATGGCTCCGGTTCTGTTTGAGAATACCATTCAAAAAGTGGATTCTGTTTTTACGGATGATTTTTCAACCGATAAAAATTTGTCCGGCTTTGAGTGGGATGTAAAAGGTGCGAAATTTGAATCGAAAATTGATGCCGGCGAATTGGTAATTACGACTCAGGAAAGCGGACCAGCATTTTTGGGATTACGTCCTGAAACCGGAAATTACAGTCTCACTTCAGAAGTTATTCCTGCAGAAGAGCTCAGCGGAATAGGCATCTACAGCAATCAGGGCCATGTATTGAGTCTGGCCGTGGAAAAGTCGAAATTGGTGCTTTATCAAATAAACAAGGGCGAAGAGCAGATTCTTACCGAGGTGAAACTAGATAATCCCGCATCGGTATTTTTGAAATACGAAGCTGTATCGGGGCGTTATTTTCAGTTTTTCTGGTCGGAAAATGGCGAAGACTGGATTCCTGTTGCGGTTAGCAATGAACAACAGGTTGACGGAACATTTTTGGCACAGTGGGGATTCGCTCCACGAGTTGGATTCGTGACCCGTGGAAAGGACAAAAGCTCTTTCCGATTTTCAGCATTAGAAATTAAATACAACTATAAATAATTGATATGATGACATTCCGTAAAATTTCAAGATTATTACTCATTTCCTGTTTTTTAGTATTGTTTCTGAATAGTACAGCTCAAAAAAGAACAGGCGACAACCATAACCCGGTTTTTGAAGGCTGGTATGCCGATCCCGAAGGAATTGTGTTTGGCGATGAATACTGGATTTACCCAACCTATTCGGCACCATACAACAAACAGGTTTTTATGGATGCTTTCTCGTCAAAAGACCTGGTGACCTGGGAAAAGCATGAGCGAATTATCGATACTACAGAAGTACAATGGGCGTGGCGTGCCATGTGGGCACCGGCCATTATTGAAAAAGACGGAAAGTACTTTCTGTTTTTTGCTGCCAACGATATTCAAAGCGATGAGGAAGAAGGCGGAATTGGTGTTGGTATTGCAGATACTCCGGGAGGGCCGTATAAAGATTACCTCGGTAAACCGTTAATCGATAAATTTTATAACGGCGCTCAGCCTATCGATCAGTTTGTTTTTCACGATAAAGACGGCCAGTATTACATGTTTTATGGTGGCTGGCGGCATTGTAACATTGCTAAGTTAAAGGACGATTTTACCGGTTTTGTTCCTTTTGAAGATGGTGAAACATTCAAAGAAGTTACGCCCGAAGGTTATGTGGAAGGTCCGTTTATGTTTATCCGTAACGGGAAATATTATTTTATGTGGAGCGAAGGTGGCTGGACCGGCCCCGATTACAGTGTGGCCTATGCCATCGCCGACTCGCCATTTGGGCCTTTTAAACGCGTTGGAAAGATTCTGAAACAGGATCCGGATGTTGCTACAGGCGCCGGACACCACTCGGTAATTCATGTGCCGAATACCGACGAATATTATATCGTTTACCATCGTCGTCCGCTGGGTGAAACCGATGGGAATCATCGTGAAACCTGTATCGACAGAATGTACTTTGATGACGAGGGATTTATCAAACCGGTAAAAATTACCTTCGAAGGAGTGAAAGCCCGGCCAATAAAATTAGATTGAAAATGATCAGAAATTAAACCGATGAAAACTATACTACTACTTTGTCTTGGCCTGATTCTGATCTCTTCTTCATCGAATGGAAAAGAGAAAAGAAACAGTCATTATATTACTAACCAGGCCCCGTTGGTGGCGAAGCCCTATACAGCCCTGCCTCTGGGAGCGGTAAAAGCTGAAGGATTTTTGCTTGAAATGTTAAAGATCCAGCGCGATGGATTAACCGGTCATTTGGATAGTATTTACGAAGTAGTGTGCGGTGATAATAACGGTTGGTTAGGAGGAACCGGTGATGGCTGGGAGCGTGGGCCGTATTGGCTTGACGGACTTGTTCCCCTGGCTTATTTGCTGGATGATGACGAACTGAAAGCGAAAGCTCAGAAATGGATTGAATGGAGTATTAATAACCAGCAGGAAGATGGCTATTTTGGCCCGCAACCATTGCCCGATGGAGTGGAGCATATTCTGGGAACCCAACAGGGAATGCGCAACGACTGGTGGCCAAAGATGGTAATGCTGAAAGTATTACAACAATATTACACCGCAACAGGCGACGAGCGAGTAGTTACATTAATGACCAACTACTTTAAGTATCAGTTAAAGATGCTGCCCGAGAATGAACTGGGGTATGTTACCTATTGGGCAAACCGCAGGGGAGGAGATAACCTTGCAGTGGTGTACTGGCTTTATAATATTACCGGCGATAAGTTTTTGCTCGATCTGGCCGAAATTATTCATAAGCAAACCTTCGACTGGACGGGTGTTTATGCCGGAGATCTGATCCGGCGTTTAAATCCGCTTCCCGATTTACATTGTGTAAATGTGGCGCAGGGATTAAAAGAACCAATTGTTTATTACCAGCAGCATCCCGAGGAGAAATATCTTGAATCTGTAAAGAAAGGATTGGCGTCATTAAAAGATGTGCATGGTTTTGTTAACGGCATGTACGGAGGCGACGAGCGTCTGCATGGAAACGATCCAACACAAGGTTCGGAGCTGTGCTCGGCTGTTGAAATGATGTTTTGCTTCGAAAATATTATTCCAATAACCGGCGATGTATATTATGCAGACTATCTGGAGAAAATAGCATATAATGTTCTGCCAACCCAAAGCACCGATGATTATATGAGGAAGCAGTATTTTCAGCAGACAAACCAAGTAAAGGTTTCTGACGATGAGCGAAACTTTTTTGACGACCGAAATGGAAGAAACGTTTTTGGAACAACCACCGGATATCCGTGCTGCCTGACTAACATGCACCAGGGATGGCCAAAATTTGTTCAAAGTACCTGGTTTGCAACAGCCGATAATGGTTTAGCGGCGCTGGTTTATGGGCCAACATCAGTAACTGCCAGGGTTGGTAATGGCGAGGAAGTAACAATTTCTGAAGAAACCGGCTATCCGTTTAAAGAGCAAATTCAATTTACTATCGAATGTGAAAATGCAGTAGAATTTCCTTTTCATCTGCGAATCCCTGAGTGGTGCAAAACATTCACTTTAAAGGTAAATAATTCTGTTCAGCAAGTTGAAGTACAGAATGGAATTGTAATTCTTGATCGGGAATGGAACACAGGCGACAAAGTTGAGTTGAATTTAGGAATGGATTTCAGATATAGTTACTGGCACGAAATGTCGATGGGTATTGAGCGTGGACCACTGGTTTATGCGCTCAAAATAGCCGAGGAATGGAGGGAAGTAACAAACGATAAATATGATGATACTTTTTGGGAAGTGTTGCCCAAATCGCCATGGAACTACGCTTTAGTGAAAAGCGAGATAGATGAAAACAGGTTGAAAGCGGAAGTGGCAAGCGAAATTTCTGATAATCCCTGGAATCCGGAAAATGCACCGATTATTGTAAAAACAAAAGGCAAGCGTATGCCTATCTGGACCGAGGATCGTAATATGGCAGGTAAAACACCTTCGCCATCGTGGCCATACCGGATTGTTGAGGATAACGAGGAGGAGATTATTTTAATTCCTTATGGCTGCACAACTTTGAGGATTTCGGAATTCCCGGTTTGCAATTAAAGCGAAATACTTTTCTTAAAACTGATATAATAGCTGAAAATATTAGGTTGCTAATTCATACTGAAGAATACGGCAAATAATAGTAAAAAAGGATTTGACCATGTACTTTAGAATTAATAATTAAACCACTATTACTATGAAATACAAAATTCCGTTTACAGTAATTATTCTCTTGAATACGCTGGCTGTTATAGCACAGCCTGAAATGTATTATGGAGACACTTCCCGTGCGGGAAAACCCTTTTCGAAAGATCCACATGTGATCCGTTTCGATGGAAGGTATTTAATGTACACAAGTGCTCCGCCTTCAGAAGGCGGAGATGATGGGATGCAGGGCTGGGAAATAGGAATTGCTGAAAGTACAGACCTTGTTAACTGGGAAAAAATTGCCAGTGTGCCACCATCAGGAGAATTGGAGGCAAAAGGAATATGCGCACCATGTGCACTGGTAGTAAACGATACCGTTCATATTTTCTACCAAACTTACGGCAACTGGAGAAATGATGCAATTTGTCATGCCTGGTCTACCGACGGTATTCATTTTACACGAAATACAACAAATCCCATTTTCCATCCAACGGGAGAATGGACCAGTGGCCGTGCCATCGATGCTGAAGTTTATTCATTCAATAATCAATATTATCTCTATTTCGCCACGCGCGATCCCGATATGCAAGTACAGATGATGGGTGTGGCAGTTTCCCCTCTTGATGGTGGTTTCAAACGTGAAAGCTGGACCCAGAAGTGCGACAAACCAATACTGGCTCCGGAATTTCCGTGGGAAGGAATGTGTACAGAAGGTGCATCTGTAATTCAAAAAGGCGAATGGTTGTATATGTTTTATGCCGGAGCTTACAACAACAAACCTCAGCAGGTTGGAGTTGCAAAAAGTCGTGATGGGCTGAAGTGGGAAAAACTGTCGAATAAACCTTTCCTGACCAATGGTGATCCGGGAACCTGGAATTCAAGTGAATCGGGGCATCCGCATATTTTTGAAGATTCTGATGGCCGGACTTATCTGTTCTTTCAGGGAAATAATGACCAGGGAAATACCTGGTATATATCAAAAACGGAGGTCG
This genomic interval carries:
- a CDS encoding family 43 glycosylhydrolase, which translates into the protein MKYKIPFTVIILLNTLAVIAQPEMYYGDTSRAGKPFSKDPHVIRFDGRYLMYTSAPPSEGGDDGMQGWEIGIAESTDLVNWEKIASVPPSGELEAKGICAPCALVVNDTVHIFYQTYGNWRNDAICHAWSTDGIHFTRNTTNPIFHPTGEWTSGRAIDAEVYSFNNQYYLYFATRDPDMQVQMMGVAVSPLDGGFKRESWTQKCDKPILAPEFPWEGMCTEGASVIQKGEWLYMFYAGAYNNKPQQVGVAKSRDGLKWEKLSNKPFLTNGDPGTWNSSESGHPHIFEDSDGRTYLFFQGNNDQGNTWYISKTEVGWNESGPYLK